A segment of the Rhizoctonia solani chromosome 12, complete sequence genome:
CAAAAATAAGTTGCAATATTGAACTGTAGACAACAAAGATGAAGGAAGACAACCTGGAGGCCCCTGGAGATGTTGGGGCTCCCTGCTCCCAGTCAACTGAGTGTCAATGGCCTCAAGTACGTCTTTTCTTTGGTACAGCACACCCTATTCCACTACATGATGTGTTCAAGTTTGCAGAGGTGAATAATAGTGTGGATGGCACTGGCTTGGGTGTATTCTGGAAGGATGGGGTGCAAATTTTGAGCAAGGAGTGCTCTGTCTATGAATCTATTTCATCCAAATCTGTACCATAATAGGCTCATGTATATTATTATGTAATGGATTTGGAATTGTATGGACAGATGGACAATTACGTCCATGAGTTGGCTCCACAGACAAACTTTTGGTAAACTCCAGGGTTCAGGCTGTTTATAACAACACtgtaggcaagtgctccagcgcttaatcagcgcttaagcaccaacgcactaaatacgccttttctccatcacccgggcatctcacactgctgaattgcttgcgcttaggtgcacctgcttgtgcgctccagaacgctggctcaaacacccaaaacggacaacacttggcagagttatgccccatttactgtaagtacccaatacaGTGCtatcatacctttgggactatttactccaaggatgaaacacttagccttgggacatccaaggacccacacaggtaaatactgccttggggcaaatattaggatatgttattgtttactatgtaccaaagtatcagctccctcaagtgtttcagttgccacatgtacctcctgtacctcctcttggtatcaatcatgtatatacttgtttgtgtgccttctcagggtataaaaggaccctgtgaagacgcttctaatgcatcctacttttactcttatatattgacatatacacacaagcctttaacagcttatctgcacattcactttagtgattgactcactgtaaatagcataggaggttattcagtgcactaagaccataggccagtcccaacagacacagggtaacctattagtgtacttactgcaaccctgtgccccttgactgtcacagttgttgagttcaacattgagtatagtgtgACAATACtataaggattgttgtgattgagtgatagtgtttcaatccaccatacccccatattgtagatagctttatctacaatatctcataaatcctagatatattttaggtaaaccccataagttttaagtcttacttaagcatctataagtcctatacttactaggcaaatcctatgaatcctgtacattagtcaggtaaccctcttccTTACAAGTACTATCCCAGACACCTTAGGTATACATAGCCTTAGTCACTCAGGCTTaggtaacattagtctaaggtactatacatcaccaaccacctgcacttcatagttgctagactatttgttaggagttgttttTTCCTGATAGACCTAGCTTatgttgtgcatatattctgtgcatatattctgattcttcatactagttcttagttattcccatatacatcttgtatatagtaattctttcttaccccggtacttacacaactcttaacaccaACCCCCACAAAATCCAAGCTCTGGGTGTGGGACATCTGAACCAAGGTGCATTTTCTCATTTATTAAAAATTATGACAATTGAATCAGGTTCTTGAATACTAGGTACATTGCACAATAGATCATAGATACTTaatctattaatcacttgGCTATATCCTGTATGCAATGAGATAACCCAAATACCCTGTCCTATAACTCAAATTTCCTTTTGAATGAAtatctgttgtagacacagtcatGCAGGACTGTCACATGTGGTTGCATGATGGCCTAAGCACAACTTGGGGGTTGCAGGTGCAATTATTGGTtatcagcagaggaatattatgactctatggcttagtgtcCAAGCttgttcaattccagctagttcaattttcctctgtttatgacaatatTCAACACATGTCCCAGAACTGGACCATCCAAAGCATTCAACTAGCACCAAAATCCAACCCCTGGCAAGAGTCTGCCCCAAGAGAGAACAAGGatcctgttgtagacactcaataccagggaatttattccaattttcttgattttaaacaaaggcaattggactaccttttcaatcacatgacattggtgcttatatcatacgctaagcgccaagccacatccccatatGCACTTAaacagcatacatagccacctccacctatgacatcatcatgacacgtcagtgacacatatgcatgagtaaggccaactgcggaacagggttcttattggattacatatttgatattttgtatttgtaaatagcctgtacttagaatatataaggaggccaaccaaccatggtaacacccaggtcaattacctcttgttgcatctctcacactgtacaaggccttaggccagtaactactaagccCCTACTTGTAcatgttgccttaagcggctctctcattgtagatacatagcttgccaatgcccataaggccttggtcattgtatttagttagttagatgtTGTAGGTAGAACCTTCACCACCTTACATGGTTTTACTTAGTCCCAtacggccgcaagcgcctgctgccttgacatcccttaaggacatctaggacagatCCAAATCCCACCAGGGGTTAGACTTTCACATCTGCAGCTCAGGCAAGTGCATCTACCTACAGTAGGGCACTGTCATAAATAGAGGAAAATAGatctagccagaattgaaccagcttgaccactaagccatagagccctattattcctctgctgacaacccatgattacacctgctaccccccagaTTTGGGCTtaggccagcatgcaaccatttgtactggtcatgtgaccatgtcaaGAACAGGAACTGATTCCTGGGCATCCAACCTCCAGTGTAGGCTACCTGTGGCTTTTTGGTACTGTCCTAGACTTGGTCAAGGATGGAGTGGAGGTTGGTGCTTGCAGCCATGTAACTCCAAGTGGAAACTGCATAAGGTGGTGACAAACTATCCTACAGCAATGATCAACTATACCACAGTGACAAGACCACCTATGGGATTGAGTAGCTACCAAAGTACAACCAAGAacttgcttaaggcaatgtgAGTACTATCTACTAAGTGGctactgggcagtaaggaccttgtacaatgtgaagttgcaacaagaggtaatcaacctggacaATACTATGGTTGATTGTGTTATGTATCTCATAATAtttcattcacagctcaccatccaccataatctgcatatatctgactttctgatttaatggccatttttctcttatttccattattcctgtcattactctatgtaacgctcatattgactgtatgtgttacatattgttcaatagagctccttttgcttattctaacgctgcctgacACATGCTCATACAATaggatctcatggagatattagcttcacaagattccatctatgtggctcaagtgccttactaattactatatttatatctttacatctagctcatcacatgactagctttAACtcaggaaatgaaccttattcctagcttggttgagtcatacctctcatgagattactaaggttttcCTTATTTAGTAGTTTCTAGTGgtactgcaaatcctgcttatgagtcattctgcttgccacctgttacacccttacaaattataccactggaatctCCTAAAtcttctattatttttagtattgtTATGGACTTTTTATCTTTTATTTtcaaatcacatgatcttggcacttacacatgccaagatgccatgccaagatgctgtgccatgGGCACTTACCACATGTCCacacttctgtgcagcccacagcatgcttctcttacttcttttctcatgcgcacagtCCACCTTGTAGATAGTTTCttttctatatatacagcaggaaaattgcttggagaccccaagttgattttaccttgtctctcatcACAAGACAGGTTCCAGTAGTTTCAGTAGTTGGGTCCTTAAGACCTCTTACTGGCAGTAACTTGGACCCCTAAGGTCCTCCACTAACACCAGTAGTATAGTTCCTGCCAGCCTTAGGCCTTCCCACACTGCCTTCAGCAGCTTACCCCAGTAGCATAGCCTtagattagtcagcagtgactgtagtagtatggccacaagtgcccttcactagcaagtaacccaccttacagtgagGTTACAAcaccaccagaatgactcacactaatgactatctctaagtgctcattggctgccaagaaTTTCTTGacagactgagtcatgtatttagatgtttctatttttaactaattgcagttcaacccaagagcagccaCATTCCaacctagtcatatctgtgccttcctacccaccaatcaaagtcttaggaagtacagtcctaagcaagtcatactcatactctgactaggtgaatgactcagtagcCTTGCCAAtatagggtataaaaggggattGTTGCATACCCCTGGAGGGCACCCTTCCTACCACCCTTCACTCTtaccactcactgttacttttgactgtcactcttgtgTTTGGGCTTCCCcccctgtcctagacattgtctgggatgccaagggggttggcacttgtggctggtTCAGTACAAATATAAACTGTGTAAGGCAGTGAGTGCTATCCTATGGCATCTAACTgcctatctacaatgactaAGGCCTTATGGGCAATGGAAAACTACATAAGTACAGTGGAGAGACAGCTTAAGACAGTGGTGATGATGTGAACTACTTAGTGGACCTGGGAttaaggccctgtgtacaatgtgggatgcaacaagaggtatcCTAGACATTGTCTggtgttgtacgccaactgtaaggttgggtacacgctagtgggcgggcgcttggggccgtactaatacacttgcttatgtaatctaactatctaaggctatactatcaCCGCTTATGGCGGTCTActgcttctatactactgcatgggggccttaggcctgggaggtgtgataggtgtATATAAAGGGGTAAGTGACTTAACGCTGCTGGGGGCCGGcaacttagctggctggctaccttctctaatgagtaagaggcaaggtaaaattgacttggggtctccaagcaattttcctgctgtatatatagacaaggacgcactatttacatggtctgtgcgcgtgagaaaagaagtacataaaggaagtgagaagcgtgctgcgggctgcgcagaagcgtggatttctcctaagcgcccttggcacggcatctcggcgcggcatcttggcataaataagcgccgagatcacgtgatcgaaaacatgagatacaaggttcggaaaaaatactaaaaatatgagaaaaatcgtgcgagtccaatggtatatgttaggggattttaacattgcccccccttaaaggctcttggcggcgtcacaagcctttctgagtctggcTTGGTTGAAACGCTTGATTTCTTCCTGGCTATGTTCCAATAGTTCTTTGGGCtcccaggagttgtcttccggaccgtaacctttccattttatcaggtaAAACCATCTTCCCTGTTGTTTTTTGGAATCAATGATCTGCtcaaccttgtattcctcttctccctctattgtttcagggggaggtcaATCCGGAAATGGCTGATTTGGGGATTTGTGACTTTTGGACAATAACCCAACGTAAAAGacatcatggattttcaaggtGTCTGGTAATTCTAGacggtaggcgtggctggagacCTTTTTGATGATTTTGAAGGGGCCAAGCTGTTTGGGGTCCAAtttgtttgaattggtcctgaGTTCCATGTTCTTCCCATCTAACCAGACCTTCTTGCCTACTTAATATTCTGGTATTGTTCCTTTTTCCCTGgtcatccgttctttgctCATCCTGAGGGCTGatttggcttctttccattcttgggctAATGTATCTGCTACTGCATCTGCCTCTGGGACGTTGGCTGGGATGTTGGAAGGGTTCATTATTGGGTTTCGCCCATAGACGAGTTCAAAAGGCGTTTTCCCAGTTGCTGCATgtttggcattgttgtatgcgtattcAGCCAAAGGTAGCCAAGTGGCCCAATCCAAATGATCCGCGGTTACGTAGGAGCGTAGGtaaaactcaatgaactggtttacCCTTTCTGTCTGTCTGTCTGATTTGGGGTGGTACGCAGAGGAGAAGGctggtttgactccaagccGCTGGTAAAgggcccttaggaatttcccgGTGAAAGTGGTTCCTTGGTCAGAGATTGTCTTGACCGGTAATCCGTGGAGTTTCCATACATGGGTGATGAATAGATCTGCCAGGCCTTTGGCAGTAACTTTCTTGGAGGTGGGGATGAAatgcccaaacttggagaatgaATCAATTACCACTAAGATAGCGTTGTGGCCCTGtgacttgggaaaaccaGTGATGAAATTGTACGAGATGGTATGGAATGGGAACGGGGGAACTTCCAAGGGTTTCAGCGCAATGACCGGTGCATGGGGTCtccggttggcttggcatacgGGGCAGCACTCTACCCACTCCTTGGCAGaagacttcattcctggccaccagtagttgcaaCTTAGTAGTTCAAGGGTACGTTGTTGCccagggtgtcctgccagcggtgagtcgtggaattccctgagtaGTTGGTTTTTTGTGGTTTCTGAGTCTGGAACCACCAACTTTCCGCGGTACCACAataggtcttcctcccagtcatatTCCCTGTAGGCTTTTTGGATTGATGGGGGTGCGTTGTTTgcgtcttctgtgaggaacTTGATGATGGGTTCAAGTGACAGATCATCCCTGAGTTTAGTGCagatttctgtgacaatctcaagttcttcttccaacgtgttggcaaatacttcCACTGGTAACATGACTTCCAGATTTGGGGGCGTATCCATGTAATTGGACCTTCTGGATagtgcatctggttttcctgactgctttcctgggcaatagtgtatttcaaaattgaagtcactcaggaagatgcgccatctTGCGTGTCTCCGGTTAAAGGTTTGTGCCtgtttccaatattccaggtttctatgatctgtgaagacctggattggtctatctgttgcttctaggaaaatttgccattcctccaaCGCCTTAATGATTGCTAATAGCTCCTTGTTGTGCGTATCATAGTTTGCTTTGGTGCCTGAGAAGGACTtagacatatatgcaattggATGGAGCCGGTTATCCTCCCCTCGTTGACTtagtatggctcccatggctacccctgatgcgttggtttctaggtagtaggtTAGATCCGGGTTGGAGTGGACAAGGATGGGTGACCGGGTGACAAGGAGCTTTAATTCCTGGAACGCTATTTCTTCTAGGTTACCCCAGGACCacggggtttcctttttggtgagattgTGCAGAGGGCGCACAACAGAgctaaagttggggatgaaccggCGGAGATAATtaacaaaccctaggaaagCCTGAACCTGTTTAACCGTCTTGGGCTgtggccatgacgtgactgcctcaatcttcttctgatccatggagaagccggcGGGGGTTATGACAATCCCCAAGTAATCCACTGTGGCAATGTGAAAGtgacacttggagagtttacagaacagctggttcttcattaaccTTGACAaaacttccctgacatggctGGGGTGTTCCTCTGGAttctctgagaagatcaggatattgtccaagtagatgacCACGGTTACGTCAATGAGATCCCTAAacaagttgttcatgaagtgttggaaggcagctggggcattggtaaggccaaaaggcatgactaGATATTTGAATAGCCCGTATTTAGTCTTGAacgctgtcttccattcatctccctccttgatcctgacgttattgtaaccccagcgtagaTCAAGCTTGGTGAATATTTTAGCATGTCTCAActttgccatgaggttgtcctgtctTGGAAGTGGATATATGTTTTTGTGGGTTATGTCATTGAGTTTTtggtaatccacaaccagcctaagagatccgtctgccttcttaacaaacatgactggggcgccgGTGGAAGaggtgctggggcggatcttgcccgttgctaattctttgtcaatgtgttgcttgagcgccttggattcagcatcagtcatgccatataagGGTCCTGGGGATAGTTTGGCATCCAGGATaaggtctatggatatatcatactccctatgtggagggaggaccttaaattcttctttgccaaagactttagcaaattcatggtactgaggggggagacctgccaaaggatctaggtccgcttcttcctcagaggcaatctgcgcttgttcagggaaggtgattagcccttgttgccagtcaataagGGGGGCTTCTGTTGttagccaagtcatgccaagaattgccggggtgttgccaatggggcaaacaagaaagggaatggagtgggaatggccattggccaaaacagtgaggtgaacctggtgccaaatgcaaccagtctgggatatagtaccatctaacattctcacaacttgtggatttttgagttgggtttttgggattttgtatttttccacgattgagggggagataaagtttgatgtggctcctgagttgATGAGGGTCCTAAGGGGTTCTGCCAGGAAGTTTTGGATATATAGGTCAATGAAAagaagtggttttttatttgagtctaaACCAAGATTTACAAATTCCATGCTATCTACTATAATGTCCATTTTTTGAGtcaggggcttggcagcagtccttgacttcaatcttttcccgatttggTATCTTCAGCCACCTTAGctacctccttgattgtggccttccagccattggggcattgtttgatgccatgtcCTTTTTGGCCGCATTTGACGCAAAGGCCAGACGTGTGGTGAcaatccctttcttctggGGTGACGTAATTGGGATCCTCCaataggcggaccctggtggtagtggtggaagtggaggtggttgcGGTGGTTGGAGCCTTGGCAGGAACCTTCTTTGGGcggttttccttgttctcccaatgagtgttgtcaattttgaccaaagcggcaaatatggcctctagGTCATTGTCAgggatgttgtccttggtggacaggagttcttt
Coding sequences within it:
- a CDS encoding Retrotransposable element Tf2 protein; translation: MDIIVDSMEFVNLGLDSNKKPLLFIDLYIQNFLAEPLRTLINSGATSNFISPSIVEKYKIPKTQLKNPQVVRMLDGTISQTGCIWHQVHLTVLANGHSHSIPFLVCPIGNTPAILGMTWLTTEAPLIDWQQGLITFPEQAQIASEEEADLDPLAGLPPQYHEFAKVFGKEEFKVLPPHREYDISIDLILDAKLSPGPLYGMTDAESKALKQHIDKELATGKIRPSTSSTGAPVMFVKKADGSLRLVVDYQKLNDITHKNIYPLPRQDNLMAKLRHAKIFTKLDLRWGYNNVRIKEGDEWKTAFKTKYGLFKYLVMPFGLTNAPAAFQHFMNNLFRDLIDVTVVIYLDNILIFSENPEEHPSHVREVLSRLMKNQLFCKLSKCHFHIATVDYLGIVITPAGFSMDQKKIEAVTSWPQPKTVKQVQAFLGFVNYLRRFIPNFSSVVRPLHNLTKKETPWSWGNLEEIAFQELKLLVTRSPILVHSNPDLTYYLETNASGVAMGAILSQRGEDNRLHPIAYMSKSFSGTKANYDTHNKELLAIIKALEEWQIFLEATDRPIQVFTDHRNLEYWKQAQTFNRRHARWRIFLSDFNFEIHYCPGKQSGKPDALSRRSNYMDTPPNLEVMLPVEVFANTLEEELEIVTEICTKLRDDLSLEPIIKFLTEDANNAPPSIQKAYREYDWEEDLLWYRGKLVVPDSETTKNQLLREFHDSPLAGHPGQQRTLELLSCNYWWPGMKSSAKEWVECCPVCQANRRPHAPVIALKPLEVPPFPFHTISYNFITGFPKSQGHNAILVVIDSFSKFGHFIPTSKKVTAKGLADLFITHVWKLHGLPVKTISDQGTTFTGKFLRALYQRLGVKPAFSSAYHPKSDRQTERVNQFIEFYLRSYVTADHLDWATWLPLAEYAYNNAKHAATGKTPFELVYGRNPIMNPSNIPANVPEADAVADTLAQEWKEAKSALRMSKERMTREKGTIPEY
- a CDS encoding Transposon Tf2-7 polyprotein; this translates as MELRTNSNKLDPKQLGPFKIIKKVSSHAYRLELPDTLKIHDVFYVGLLSKKGEEEYKVEQIIDSKKQQGRWFYLIKWKGYGPEDNSWEPKELLEHSQEEIKRFNQARLRKACDAAKSL